One Sodalis praecaptivus DNA segment encodes these proteins:
- a CDS encoding M28 family metallopeptidase, with protein sequence MNQTTPVAENGVLSALKAQIDGGRMMATLGELARWIKLSGSPEERESLDFVRAQMAALGFDTEIILHDAFISLPGAASLRIGARDVTCITHSMSPATGAQPVVGDVIDLGTGSDADFAAQNVAGKLLLITGIATPGVAERASRACALGVIQTSPHRHIHEMCISPVWGNPSLETVANLPRCPFVSVSQADGDAIRADLARGPLTATMTTAVDTGWRKTPILVAQMDVAEDNEPFVLFSGHHDTWHYGVMDNGSANATMIEVARVCAQERHLWRRGLRICFWSGHSHGRYSGSAWYADEHWHELNRRCVAHVNIDSPGGVGAGNLANTGVMTELRPLAAGAIMAEAGQALAGKRKARSADESFQGIGIPSLFGSLSGQTALEPGMRNALGWWWHTPDDLLDKIDEANLCRDARVVLEVLWRLLSDEVLPLDEAGKAAELHTQLATLTTELNYRFSLQDLTAQAQHLVQSLLTLQDPQHALPPGQINAALMAVSRVLVPLDYTYGNRFAHDPATQVPAWPLLAPLRRLAAADHQGQDHRWHLARVSAVRARNQLAYQLAQAQAAVDDALNG encoded by the coding sequence GTGAACCAGACGACACCGGTAGCGGAAAATGGGGTGTTAAGCGCGCTCAAGGCGCAAATTGACGGCGGCCGGATGATGGCGACGCTCGGCGAACTGGCGCGCTGGATCAAACTGTCCGGCTCGCCCGAAGAGCGCGAAAGCCTGGACTTTGTTCGGGCGCAGATGGCGGCGCTCGGTTTTGACACCGAGATCATTCTGCATGATGCCTTCATCAGCCTGCCCGGTGCGGCGTCGCTGCGCATCGGCGCGCGTGACGTTACCTGCATTACCCATTCGATGTCGCCTGCCACCGGCGCGCAGCCGGTAGTGGGCGATGTTATTGATTTGGGCACGGGATCGGACGCGGATTTTGCCGCGCAAAACGTGGCCGGCAAGCTGTTGCTGATAACGGGCATCGCCACGCCGGGGGTCGCCGAGCGTGCCAGCCGCGCCTGCGCGCTCGGCGTTATCCAGACCAGCCCGCATCGGCATATTCATGAGATGTGTATCTCGCCGGTATGGGGGAATCCGTCGCTGGAAACGGTGGCTAATTTGCCGCGCTGTCCTTTCGTTTCGGTGTCGCAGGCGGACGGCGATGCCATTCGCGCCGACCTGGCCCGGGGACCGTTAACCGCAACCATGACCACCGCGGTGGATACCGGCTGGCGCAAAACACCGATTTTAGTCGCGCAGATGGACGTGGCGGAGGATAACGAACCGTTTGTCCTGTTCTCCGGCCATCATGACACCTGGCATTACGGCGTGATGGACAACGGCTCCGCCAACGCCACTATGATCGAAGTGGCGCGCGTCTGCGCCCAGGAACGCCATCTGTGGCGGCGCGGCTTGCGTATTTGTTTTTGGTCCGGCCATTCCCACGGTCGTTACTCCGGCTCCGCCTGGTATGCGGATGAACATTGGCACGAGCTCAATCGCCGCTGCGTGGCGCATGTCAATATTGACAGCCCGGGGGGCGTCGGCGCCGGCAATCTGGCGAATACCGGCGTGATGACCGAACTGCGTCCGCTGGCGGCCGGCGCCATTATGGCCGAGGCGGGGCAGGCTCTGGCCGGCAAGCGCAAGGCCCGCTCGGCGGATGAATCTTTTCAGGGTATCGGTATTCCCTCGCTGTTTGGCTCTCTCAGCGGACAAACCGCGCTAGAGCCGGGAATGCGCAACGCGCTGGGCTGGTGGTGGCATACCCCCGATGACCTACTGGACAAAATTGACGAGGCCAATTTGTGCCGCGACGCCCGCGTGGTGCTTGAGGTGCTGTGGCGTCTTCTGAGCGATGAGGTCTTGCCCCTTGACGAGGCGGGTAAAGCGGCGGAACTGCATACGCAACTGGCAACGCTTACGACCGAGCTGAACTACCGCTTCTCTTTGCAGGACCTGACGGCGCAGGCGCAGCATTTAGTGCAGTCGCTACTGACGCTACAGGACCCGCAACATGCGCTGCCGCCCGGCCAGATCAATGCCGCGCTGATGGCGGTATCGCGCGTACTGGTTCCCCTCGATTACACCTACGGCAACCGTTTCGCGCACGATCCGGCGACGCAGGTGCCGGCCTGGCCGTTATTGGCGCCGCTGCGCCGTTTGGCGGCCGCCGACCATCAAGGGCAGGACCACCGCTGGCATCTGGCGCGGGTCAGCGCCGTGCGGGCGCGGAATCAACTCGCTTATCAATTGGCGCAGGCGCAGGCGGCCGTGGACGACGCGCTCAATGGCTAA
- a CDS encoding ABC transporter substrate-binding protein, which yields MTSVAALVLLWGAAARADDLVIGMKAAVDNADPHQLFTPNRNVDLQVYEPLIYQDRYLKPQPWLATAWKNIDPVTWELTLREGVKFSNGQPFTAEDVVFSLRRGLTLDGLRTYRGYLKDIVKVEALDAHRIRITTRQPTSLLPWNLTSIGMVSAAAAKGATAADFNGGRAAVGTGPYRWVKWTPGQEVVLAKNPDYWQGAEPWDKVTYRFIPNDSARVAALLSGDVDVIDQVPGNLSKRITANQGTALVEDTSVFNAFLAPDRYYDVSPFITANDGSPLPGNPFKNPQVRQALTLAINRDGLASRIMQGAATPTGQLAPEGMKGYDPGIALPRYDPARARQLLKDAGYPQGFRLTLHCYNDRFAGDAQTCQAVAAMLTAVGITTRVETMPSSVFFKRATSGGANGGPGFSMYMALYGTPTGNSTNFLITTVETYDKAKGLGINNRGQYANPAIDKVIDASQTTFDDAENEKLLLQATRMTLEDQAVIPLFFLKSSWGIRAGLTLEPRRDGFTMARNIRRR from the coding sequence ATGACGAGTGTCGCGGCGCTGGTGCTGTTGTGGGGCGCCGCCGCCCGCGCCGACGATCTGGTCATCGGTATGAAAGCCGCGGTGGACAATGCCGATCCGCACCAGCTGTTTACGCCTAATCGCAATGTCGATTTGCAGGTTTACGAGCCGCTTATCTATCAAGATCGCTACCTCAAACCGCAGCCGTGGCTGGCGACCGCGTGGAAAAATATTGACCCCGTCACCTGGGAGCTTACCCTGCGTGAAGGCGTGAAATTCAGCAACGGCCAGCCTTTTACCGCCGAAGATGTCGTGTTTTCCCTGCGCCGCGGCTTAACGTTGGACGGATTGCGCACCTACCGCGGTTATCTGAAAGATATTGTCAAGGTAGAGGCGCTGGACGCGCATCGGATCAGGATCACCACCCGGCAGCCGACATCGTTGCTGCCCTGGAATTTGACCTCCATCGGCATGGTATCCGCGGCGGCGGCGAAAGGGGCGACGGCGGCGGATTTTAACGGCGGCCGCGCGGCGGTGGGCACCGGCCCCTATCGCTGGGTGAAATGGACGCCGGGCCAGGAGGTCGTGCTGGCGAAGAATCCCGACTACTGGCAGGGTGCCGAGCCCTGGGATAAGGTGACCTACCGCTTTATTCCCAACGATAGCGCCCGGGTGGCGGCGCTGTTATCCGGCGATGTGGACGTTATCGACCAGGTGCCGGGCAATCTGAGCAAGCGTATCACCGCGAATCAAGGCACCGCGCTGGTAGAGGACACTTCGGTGTTCAACGCGTTTCTGGCGCCGGACCGTTACTACGACGTTTCTCCGTTTATTACCGCCAACGACGGTTCGCCGCTGCCGGGTAATCCGTTTAAAAACCCGCAGGTGCGGCAGGCCCTGACGCTGGCCATCAACCGCGACGGACTGGCGAGCCGGATTATGCAGGGCGCGGCCACCCCTACCGGCCAGCTGGCGCCGGAAGGGATGAAAGGTTATGACCCAGGCATCGCTCTGCCGCGCTATGATCCCGCCCGCGCGCGGCAATTGCTCAAGGACGCCGGTTATCCGCAGGGCTTCCGGTTGACCCTCCATTGCTATAACGATCGGTTCGCCGGCGACGCACAGACCTGTCAGGCGGTAGCGGCGATGCTAACGGCGGTGGGCATCACCACACGCGTGGAAACCATGCCCAGCTCGGTCTTCTTTAAGCGCGCCACCAGCGGCGGCGCAAACGGCGGGCCGGGTTTCTCGATGTACATGGCGCTGTACGGCACGCCCACCGGCAACAGCACCAATTTCCTTATCACCACCGTTGAGACCTATGACAAAGCCAAAGGCCTTGGCATCAATAACCGCGGCCAGTACGCCAATCCGGCTATCGATAAGGTGATCGATGCTTCGCAAACCACTTTTGATGATGCCGAAAACGAGAAATTACTGCTGCAGGCCACCCGGATGACCCTTGAGGACCAGGCGGTGATCCCGCTGTTTTTCCTCAAATCCTCCTGGGGCATTCGCGCCGGCTTAACGCTTGAGCCGCGCCGCGATGGCTTCACCATGGCGCGCAATATCCGCCGTCGTTAA
- a CDS encoding ABC transporter substrate-binding protein has protein sequence MFDKPLQRRTVLKGALAGLASLSLVSLPGRLWAAPGKTLRIALSAAPTTVDPHLQSNAPNNALATHIFDSLVVNDAKSQSVPGLASSWRIVDDTHWVFQLRPDVTFSDGAPLTADDIIASINRATNLPSTASFRTYTQTIKSMAAGENNQLLIETRAPDPLLPNSLSRIRIIAAKYKDAPSSDFNNGKAAIGTGPFVLVEYVPGNKVVLKRNEPYWGDAFPYEHVELQVISDEAARLAALLSGSFDLIEEMPYHGIKQVESSGRFHIQRGISSRVVYLAMDQQREVTPFIKSQAGQPLEKNPLKDPRVRRALSLAINRAGIVKQVMDGNAQPAAQFLPNGAPGTSPDIQVDSYDPAAAKALLAEAGYPEGFQLTLHGSNDRYINDAKIVQAIAQMFSRIGVKTQVDVMPWSVYSGHSSKAEFSVSLASWGVNTGETSNPITATVATYDKSKGMGSSNYGRYSNPAVDEKLLIAKATMDDGKRNALLAEISHLLFTDHAILPLHFEAVVVGARKGVNYTPRADQYTLAMGVSEA, from the coding sequence ATGTTTGACAAACCACTGCAGCGGCGGACAGTACTGAAGGGCGCCCTGGCCGGACTGGCATCGTTATCTCTGGTCAGCCTGCCCGGCCGATTATGGGCGGCGCCCGGCAAAACGCTGCGCATCGCGCTGTCGGCCGCGCCGACCACCGTCGACCCGCATTTGCAAAGTAACGCGCCCAATAATGCCCTGGCGACCCACATTTTCGACTCGCTGGTGGTTAACGACGCCAAGTCCCAGTCGGTGCCCGGTCTGGCGTCCTCCTGGAGAATCGTGGACGATACCCACTGGGTATTCCAATTGCGTCCCGATGTGACCTTTTCCGACGGCGCGCCGTTAACGGCAGACGATATTATCGCCTCCATTAACCGGGCCACCAACCTGCCGAGCACCGCCTCCTTTCGCACCTACACCCAGACCATTAAATCCATGGCCGCCGGGGAAAACAACCAACTGCTGATTGAAACCCGCGCGCCGGATCCGCTGCTGCCGAATTCCCTGAGCCGCATTCGCATCATCGCCGCGAAGTATAAGGACGCGCCGAGCAGCGATTTCAACAACGGTAAGGCCGCCATCGGTACCGGGCCGTTTGTGCTGGTGGAGTATGTGCCCGGCAATAAGGTGGTGCTGAAACGCAACGAGCCCTATTGGGGCGACGCCTTCCCGTATGAGCACGTCGAACTCCAGGTGATCTCCGATGAGGCGGCCCGCTTGGCGGCTTTGCTATCCGGCAGTTTCGATTTGATTGAGGAGATGCCCTATCACGGCATCAAGCAGGTCGAGTCCTCCGGCCGCTTTCATATCCAGCGCGGTATTTCCAGCCGGGTGGTCTATCTGGCGATGGATCAACAGCGCGAGGTGACGCCGTTTATCAAAAGCCAAGCCGGCCAGCCGCTGGAGAAAAACCCGCTGAAAGATCCCCGCGTGCGCCGCGCGCTGTCGCTGGCCATCAACCGGGCCGGGATTGTCAAACAGGTGATGGATGGTAATGCCCAGCCAGCGGCGCAGTTTTTGCCGAACGGCGCCCCTGGCACCTCGCCGGACATTCAGGTGGATAGCTATGATCCGGCCGCGGCTAAGGCGCTGTTGGCGGAGGCCGGCTATCCCGAGGGTTTCCAGCTCACGCTACACGGCTCTAACGACCGCTATATCAACGACGCCAAAATCGTCCAGGCGATTGCGCAGATGTTCAGCCGTATCGGGGTAAAGACGCAGGTGGATGTGATGCCCTGGTCGGTTTATTCCGGGCACAGCAGCAAGGCGGAATTTAGCGTGTCGCTGGCGTCCTGGGGGGTGAATACCGGCGAAACGTCCAATCCGATCACCGCCACGGTCGCCACTTACGACAAGTCAAAGGGCATGGGCAGCAGTAATTACGGCCGTTACTCCAATCCAGCGGTGGACGAAAAGCTGCTCATCGCCAAAGCCACCATGGACGACGGCAAGCGCAATGCGCTGCTGGCCGAGATTTCGCACCTGCTGTTTACCGATCACGCCATTTTGCCGCTGCATTTCGAGGCGGTGGTGGTGGGGGCGCGCAAGGGAGTCAATTACACCCCGCGCGCGGATCAATATACGTTGGCCATGGGAGTGAGTGAAGCATGA
- the ggt gene encoding gamma-glutamyltransferase, whose amino-acid sequence MKLDNAMIVAAQPEAAEVGAEILARGGNAIDAAIACALVQGVVDPQMSGLGGFGHMQVYMPDRGVHEVLEFYARAGSAVTEDMWLPLMSGQSRDGFAFLLDDHRNEIGYQAVCTPGSVKGYAQALSRYGTFDWRDVIAPAIDQARRGFMVRPHVYSYWCLDQQAAGQVNTRDKLALTATGRRVYFNTDGSLKKPGQIITNPDLTRTLERLAEEGPESFYTGAIAREIASDMAAQGGFITLQDLADYRVEVTQPLWGSYRGYTIATTPPPSSGLAMLELLHILENFPLGTLRHGSVEHLRLLAEAMKRMTIDKDRYMGDPAYVEVPVKMLVGKAYAAQQADAIRAGQRATVIRPDNGTCRDTTHVSVVDRDGNAVALTHTLGSPSGAITEGLGFMYNGTMSRFDPRPGRAASIAPGKRRASSAAPTIVFREGKPFVVIGAPGGSYIAPSMAQGIMNIIDFNMSMLEAVSAPRVVAVSDALDVSNRILRSVTDALTQEGYDVRRAWQSYAFAALHGIRIDGGRCNGGADPQRDGMAISV is encoded by the coding sequence ATGAAACTGGATAATGCCATGATCGTGGCGGCCCAGCCCGAAGCGGCCGAAGTGGGTGCTGAGATACTCGCGCGCGGGGGTAACGCTATCGACGCCGCTATCGCCTGCGCCTTGGTACAAGGGGTGGTCGATCCGCAGATGAGCGGCCTCGGCGGCTTCGGCCACATGCAGGTGTATATGCCCGATCGGGGCGTGCATGAGGTGCTGGAATTCTATGCCCGCGCCGGCTCGGCGGTTACCGAAGACATGTGGCTGCCGTTAATGAGCGGCCAGTCCCGCGATGGTTTCGCTTTCTTGCTTGACGACCATCGTAATGAAATCGGCTATCAGGCGGTGTGTACGCCGGGCAGCGTGAAGGGTTATGCCCAGGCGCTCAGCCGTTACGGCACCTTTGACTGGCGGGATGTGATTGCGCCGGCGATAGACCAGGCGCGCCGCGGTTTTATGGTGCGCCCGCACGTGTACAGCTATTGGTGCCTGGATCAGCAGGCCGCCGGTCAGGTGAACACCCGCGACAAACTTGCGCTGACCGCCACCGGCCGCCGGGTTTATTTCAATACGGACGGGTCGTTGAAAAAACCCGGTCAAATCATTACTAACCCCGATCTGACCCGCACGCTGGAGCGTCTGGCCGAGGAGGGGCCGGAATCGTTTTACACCGGTGCAATCGCCCGCGAGATCGCCTCGGATATGGCGGCGCAGGGCGGGTTTATCACCTTGCAAGACCTTGCCGATTATCGCGTGGAGGTCACGCAGCCGTTGTGGGGCAGTTACCGTGGCTACACTATCGCGACGACGCCGCCGCCCTCCAGCGGATTAGCCATGCTGGAGCTGCTGCATATTCTGGAGAATTTTCCGTTGGGCACGCTGCGCCACGGCAGCGTGGAACATCTGCGCCTACTGGCGGAAGCGATGAAGCGTATGACCATCGACAAAGATCGCTACATGGGCGATCCGGCCTATGTCGAGGTGCCGGTCAAGATGTTGGTCGGGAAAGCCTATGCCGCGCAGCAGGCGGACGCGATCCGCGCCGGTCAACGCGCCACCGTCATCCGCCCGGACAACGGCACCTGTCGCGATACTACCCATGTTTCGGTAGTGGACCGCGACGGCAACGCGGTGGCCCTGACCCACACGCTGGGCAGTCCGTCCGGCGCCATTACCGAGGGACTCGGCTTTATGTATAACGGCACCATGAGCCGTTTCGACCCGCGTCCCGGCCGCGCGGCCTCTATTGCGCCGGGTAAACGGCGGGCCAGCTCCGCTGCGCCGACCATCGTGTTCCGCGAGGGCAAACCCTTTGTGGTGATAGGCGCGCCGGGGGGCAGTTATATCGCACCGTCCATGGCGCAGGGGATCATGAACATCATCGATTTCAACATGTCCATGCTCGAGGCGGTGAGCGCGCCGCGGGTGGTGGCGGTGTCCGACGCGCTGGATGTGTCCAACCGTATATTGCGTTCGGTGACCGATGCGCTGACGCAGGAGGGCTACGATGTGCGCCGCGCCTGGCAAAGCTACGCCTTCGCCGCGCTGCACGGTATCCGCATCGACGGCGGCCGCTGTAACGGCGGCGCCGATCCGCAGCGGGACGGCATGGCCATTTCGGTGTAA
- a CDS encoding ABC transporter permease, with translation MWVWLTKRLFQALLVIVAMTIIVFIGVNMIGNPVDILISPDADQAERLRVIHQLGLDQPLWRQYLAFVNGALHGNLGDSYVYSQPALQVILQRFPATFELAVTAMVFSVIIGIPLGLYAGLRPHSPLAKLLMAGSILGFSLPTFWVGLMLIMVFAVQLGWLPSSGRGATVTLLHAQWSFLTLDGWQHLILPAINLSLFKLSLVMRLTRAGVQEVLPQDYIRYARARGLTETRVIGVHVLKNIMIPVVTVVGLEFGSLIAFSVVTESIFAWPGMGKLIIDSINVLDRPIMVAYLMMIVLVFIGINLLVDIIYSLLDPRVRLSAKGNL, from the coding sequence ATGTGGGTATGGTTAACCAAGCGCCTGTTTCAGGCGCTACTGGTCATCGTGGCGATGACCATTATCGTCTTTATCGGCGTCAATATGATCGGCAACCCGGTGGACATCCTGATTTCGCCGGATGCCGACCAGGCCGAGCGGCTGAGAGTTATTCATCAATTGGGGCTGGACCAGCCGCTATGGCGGCAGTATTTGGCGTTCGTCAACGGCGCGCTGCACGGCAATCTGGGCGATAGCTATGTCTACAGTCAACCGGCGCTGCAGGTGATTTTGCAGCGTTTTCCCGCCACCTTTGAGCTGGCGGTCACCGCCATGGTTTTTTCGGTGATTATCGGTATCCCTCTCGGGCTGTACGCCGGGCTGCGGCCCCACAGCCCGCTGGCGAAGCTGTTGATGGCCGGCAGCATTCTCGGTTTTTCGCTGCCGACATTCTGGGTTGGCCTGATGCTGATTATGGTGTTCGCCGTCCAGCTCGGCTGGCTGCCGTCCAGCGGCCGCGGCGCGACGGTGACGTTGCTGCACGCCCAGTGGTCATTTCTCACCCTGGACGGCTGGCAACACCTCATCCTGCCGGCGATCAATTTGTCGCTATTCAAGTTGTCGCTGGTGATGCGCTTGACCCGCGCCGGCGTGCAGGAAGTGCTGCCGCAGGATTATATCCGCTATGCCCGCGCGCGCGGGCTGACGGAAACCCGGGTCATTGGCGTACATGTTCTGAAAAATATCATGATCCCGGTGGTGACGGTGGTCGGTCTGGAGTTCGGTTCGCTCATCGCCTTTTCGGTGGTGACGGAGAGCATTTTCGCCTGGCCCGGTATGGGCAAGCTCATCATCGACAGTATTAACGTACTGGATAGACCGATCATGGTGGCTTATCTGATGATGATCGTGCTGGTGTTTATCGGCATCAATTTGCTGGTGGACATCATCTATTCGCTGCTCGATCCGCGCGTGCGGCTCAGCGCCAAAGGAAACCTGTAA
- a CDS encoding ABC transporter permease, with protein sequence MATLFEPESGAVPPGVDRPWRRLLRDFARSKLALTALVVLIVIVLIAVLAPLLAPQNPYDLMQLDIMDGLLPPDSPAGSGGRTYWLGSDDQGRDMLSAIMYGLRISLSVGVMSALVAAFIGVSLGLFAAYRGGRVESLIMRLVDLQLSFPSILVALMILAFLGKGIANVVLALIIVEWATYARAARGTALVESRREYIEAAACLGVPLHRIIFRHLLPNCLPPFIVIATVQVARAIALEATLSFLGLGVPVTEPSLGLLIANGYQFMLSGQYWMSFYPGIALLITIVAINLVGDHLRDILNPRGRA encoded by the coding sequence ATGGCTACTCTTTTTGAACCTGAAAGCGGCGCCGTACCGCCTGGGGTCGATCGGCCGTGGCGGCGTTTACTGCGGGATTTCGCCCGCTCGAAGCTGGCATTGACCGCGCTGGTGGTGCTGATAGTGATTGTACTGATTGCGGTGCTGGCGCCGCTGCTGGCGCCGCAGAATCCGTACGACCTGATGCAACTGGATATCATGGACGGTCTGTTGCCGCCCGACAGCCCGGCGGGATCGGGTGGACGCACCTATTGGTTGGGCTCGGACGATCAGGGCCGGGATATGCTGTCGGCCATCATGTACGGTCTGCGTATCTCACTGAGCGTCGGCGTCATGTCGGCGCTGGTGGCGGCGTTCATTGGCGTCTCCCTTGGCCTGTTCGCCGCCTACCGCGGCGGGCGCGTTGAGAGTCTTATTATGCGACTGGTGGATTTGCAGCTCTCTTTCCCGTCGATTCTGGTGGCGCTGATGATTCTGGCTTTCCTCGGCAAGGGCATCGCTAATGTGGTGCTGGCGCTGATTATCGTCGAGTGGGCGACCTACGCCCGCGCCGCGCGCGGAACGGCGCTGGTGGAAAGCCGCCGCGAGTATATCGAGGCCGCCGCCTGCCTCGGTGTGCCGCTGCATCGTATTATTTTCCGTCATCTACTGCCCAATTGCCTGCCGCCGTTCATCGTGATTGCCACCGTGCAGGTCGCGCGCGCCATCGCGCTGGAAGCGACGCTGTCGTTCCTCGGGCTGGGGGTGCCGGTCACCGAGCCCAGCCTGGGGCTGCTTATCGCCAACGGCTACCAGTTCATGCTGTCGGGGCAATATTGGATGAGTTTTTATCCCGGTATTGCGCTGCTTATTACCATCGTCGCCATCAATCTGGTGGGCGATCATTTACGCGATATTTTAAATCCCAGGGGGCGAGCCTGA
- a CDS encoding ABC transporter ATP-binding protein — MNNTMTASLPTAEAPPATDAPLLALRSLRTSFLRDGQWLPVVRDVSFDIGRRETLAVVGESGSGKSVTSMSIMRLLPPATSRIEGRIDFDGRDLLTLPADAMRQIRGNDIAMIFQETSLNPVYTVGQHMVETLRQHRQMSRAQARSEAIALLDKVRIPSAAKRLDDYAHQFSGGMRQRVMIAIALACKPRLLIADEPTTALDVTIQAQILALIKSLQEEEQMSVLFITHDMGVVAEIADRTVVMYQGNAVEEGPTSRIFSQATHPYTRALLAAVPRLGAMNGTEQPRHFPVVDKTTGLATAAQETATTVDPTALPLLQVSNLTTRFPIHGGTFGGLTGRVHAVENVSFAIREGETLSLVGESGCGKSTTGCGKSTTGRSIMGLTTPTAGRIMIGDTDVVSLGRAGLREMRKNVQMIFQDPISSLNARMTIGDAIAEPFLVHKLGDRRQAREKAADLLIKVGLRADMAGRYPHEFSGGQRQRISMARALILDPRLIIADESVSALDVSVKAQVINLMLDLQASLKLAYLFISHDMAVVERISHRVAVMYLGEIVEIGPRAAIFGQPAHPYTRKLIAAVPVADPARRAERRALAVDEIQSPIRPRDYVAPLRRYREVSADHFVMVNGDE; from the coding sequence ATGAATAACACGATGACGGCATCCCTTCCCACGGCGGAAGCGCCGCCGGCAACTGATGCGCCATTGCTGGCGCTGCGCAGTCTGCGCACTTCGTTTTTGCGCGACGGTCAGTGGCTGCCGGTGGTGCGCGACGTCTCGTTTGATATCGGACGGCGCGAAACGCTGGCGGTGGTCGGGGAGTCCGGCTCCGGTAAAAGCGTCACGTCGATGTCGATTATGCGGCTGTTGCCGCCGGCGACCAGCCGGATAGAGGGTCGGATCGATTTTGACGGTCGCGATCTGCTGACGCTGCCGGCGGACGCGATGCGCCAAATCCGCGGCAACGATATCGCCATGATATTCCAGGAAACCAGTCTCAATCCGGTATATACCGTTGGCCAGCATATGGTGGAAACCCTGCGCCAGCACCGGCAGATGTCGCGGGCGCAGGCGCGTTCGGAGGCCATCGCGCTGTTGGATAAAGTCCGTATCCCGTCGGCGGCCAAGCGGCTCGACGACTACGCCCATCAATTTTCCGGCGGTATGCGCCAGCGCGTGATGATCGCCATCGCGCTCGCCTGTAAACCCCGCCTGTTGATTGCCGATGAGCCCACAACCGCGCTCGACGTCACCATTCAGGCGCAGATTTTGGCGTTAATTAAATCGTTGCAGGAAGAGGAGCAGATGTCGGTGCTGTTTATCACCCATGATATGGGGGTGGTGGCGGAGATCGCCGATCGCACCGTGGTGATGTATCAGGGGAATGCGGTGGAGGAGGGACCCACGTCGCGCATTTTCAGCCAGGCGACGCATCCTTATACCCGCGCGCTGCTGGCGGCGGTACCGCGGTTGGGGGCGATGAACGGCACCGAGCAGCCGCGGCATTTCCCGGTGGTGGATAAAACCACCGGTCTGGCGACGGCGGCGCAAGAGACGGCCACCACGGTGGATCCCACCGCGTTGCCGTTGCTGCAGGTCAGCAATCTGACCACGCGTTTCCCGATCCACGGCGGCACCTTCGGCGGTCTGACCGGTCGGGTGCATGCCGTGGAAAACGTCTCCTTCGCCATTCGCGAAGGGGAAACGCTATCGCTGGTGGGGGAATCCGGCTGCGGCAAGTCCACCACCGGCTGCGGCAAGTCCACCACCGGCCGTTCCATCATGGGTCTGACGACGCCGACCGCCGGCCGTATCATGATAGGCGACACCGATGTGGTCAGCCTGGGACGTGCCGGCCTGCGCGAGATGCGCAAAAACGTGCAAATGATTTTCCAGGATCCCATCTCCAGCCTGAACGCCCGCATGACCATTGGCGACGCTATCGCCGAACCCTTCCTGGTGCATAAGCTCGGCGATCGCCGCCAGGCGCGGGAAAAGGCCGCGGATTTATTGATAAAAGTCGGGTTACGGGCCGATATGGCCGGCCGCTATCCGCACGAATTCTCCGGCGGCCAGCGTCAGCGTATCAGTATGGCGCGGGCGCTGATCCTCGATCCCCGGCTGATTATCGCCGACGAGTCGGTGTCGGCGCTGGATGTGTCGGTGAAAGCGCAGGTGATCAACCTGATGTTGGATCTACAGGCCAGTCTCAAGCTGGCTTATCTGTTTATTTCCCACGATATGGCGGTGGTGGAACGCATCAGCCACCGGGTGGCGGTGATGTATTTGGGGGAGATAGTCGAGATTGGCCCGCGCGCGGCGATTTTTGGCCAACCTGCGCACCCCTATACGCGCAAATTGATCGCCGCGGTGCCGGTGGCCGATCCCGCGCGCCGAGCCGAACGGCGCGCGTTGGCCGTCGACGAAATCCAAAGTCCGATCCGGCCCCGGGATTATGTAGCGCCGCTGCGGCGCTATCGGGAGGTCAGCGCCGATCATTTCGTCATGGTCAATGGTGATGAATGA